In Mytilus galloprovincialis chromosome 1, xbMytGall1.hap1.1, whole genome shotgun sequence, the following are encoded in one genomic region:
- the LOC143077677 gene encoding uncharacterized protein LOC143077677: protein MSSSCGNFCKHEFRRYHIFLDYVSPYDFVNFQCGCHKLYVFWRSFWAVYHFAWIILTGVYSYQWAGDDPSQQVKWFIYLTYWAYFVLTLSTIIDAICVVFISIKRDDILQDISPIMPWYLKVDWVFFNISNTISILISIMYWGLIYTGSEELTSVNIETHALNIVYVIINFFMTGIPVRFYHFLHPIVFGIIYIVFSIIYEVSGGTNHQNKTHIYSVLDWSDTVHTAMIALLIVFVAIPICHFTLFLLHLIRLFMNKQCCSRHKRSCTIVTPENKSYGLDNNMELNHNNEVKLNVYTDEEGNNTQNLTNQSQILVDSNYQTIIDDSLKTDIVSMKTWDEESFDTFDTEGETENEEEEEIENKEEDEINNTRDTEINCKILEKETTIKTDDLIEKEICDDVINIRGTCDDELHKTESCNHVLHISDTCENVLQIRESCDDVLHIRETSNDKHPILNNKKGDTEIVDQENNIRTDL from the exons ATGTCATCGAGCTGTGGTAACTTCTGTAAACATGAATTTAGAAGATATCATATTTTTTTGGATTACGTCAGTCCGTATGATTTCGTCAATTTTCAA tGTGGTTGCCACAAACTATATGTGTTCTGGCGTTCATTCTGGGCAGTGTACCATTTTGCATGGATTATCCTAACAGGAGTTTATAGTTATCAGTGGGCTGGTGACGATCCCAGTCAACAAGTCAAATGGTTTATTTATCTGACATACTGGGCATATTTTGTGTTAACTCTTTCAACAATTATTGATGCTATTTGTGTTGTATTTATAAGTATCAAGAGAGATGACATACTGCAAG aCATATCCCCAATAATGCCATGGTATCTAAAAGTAGATTGGgtgtttttcaatatatcaaatactatAAGTATACTGATTTCTATAATGTATTGGGGACTTATTTATACAG gttcaGAAGAACTGACGTCTGTGAATATAGAAACACATGCTTTGAACATAGTTTATGTTATAATTAACTTTTTCATGACTGGAATTCCGGTGCGTTTCTACCATTTCCTTCATCCAATAGTTTTTGGTATTATATACATTGTGTTTTCCATTATATATGAAGTGTCGGGAGGAACAAATCACCAAAACAAAACCCATATTTATTCCGTCCTAGATTGGAGCGACACGGTCCATACAGCGATGATTGCGCTTCTAATTGTATTCGTAGCCATTCCCATttgtcattttacattgtttcTTCTCCATCTTATTAGACTTTTTATGAACAAACAATGCTGTTCACGGCATAAAAGGAGTTGTACAATTGTTACTCCTGAAAATAAATCTTATGGTTTAGACAATAACATGGAACTAAACCACAATAATGAAGTCAAACTTAATGTTTATACAGATGAGGAAGGCAACAATACTCAAAATTTGACAAACCAGTCCCAAATTCTTGTCGATTCAAATTATCAGACTATAATAGATGATTCTTTAAAAACAGATATAGTTTCTATGAAAACTTGGGATGAAGAATCATTTGACACCTTTGACACAGAGGGTGAAACAGAAAATGAAGAGGAAgaggaaattgaaaataaagaagaagatgaAATAAATAACACACGTGATACCGAAATCAATTGTAAAATTCTCGAAAAGGAGACGACTATTAAAACTGATGatttaattgaaaaagaaatttgtgATGACGTAATTAACATAAGAGGAACTTGTGATGATGAACTTCACAAGACAGAAAGTTGTAATCACGTACTTCACATAAGTGATACTTGTGAAAATGTTCTTCAAATTAGAGAAAGTTGTGATGACGTACTTCACATAAGAGAAACTTCTAATGACAAACATCCCATTCTGAATAACAAAAAAGGTGATACAGAAATTGTCGATCAAGAAAATAACATACGAACGGATTTGTAA